Proteins from one Acidobacteriota bacterium genomic window:
- the sucC gene encoding succinate--CoA ligase subunit beta (catalyzes the interconversion of succinyl-CoA and succinate), which translates to MKIHEYQAKTLLAAAGVSVPRGEPAFTADEARAAAERLGGRVVVKAQIHAGGRGKGGGVQL; encoded by the coding sequence GTGAAGATCCACGAATACCAGGCCAAGACACTGCTGGCGGCGGCCGGCGTGTCCGTCCCGCGCGGAGAGCCCGCGTTCACGGCGGACGAGGCGCGCGCGGCCGCCGAACGGCTCGGTGGGCGCGTGGTGGTGAAGGCGCAGATCCACGCCGGGGGGCGGGGCAAGGGCGGGGGCGTCCAGTTG